ttgaggacaatatgtggtgtgaggtggtttgatcaagtaagtaatgaaagggtaagagagatgtatggaaataaagagtgtgattgatagagcagatgagggtgtgttgaaatggtttggacaaatggagagaattagtgaggaaagattgacaaagacgatatatatgtgtcagaggtgaagggaacaaggagaagcgggagaccaaattggaggtggaaggatggagtgaaaattattttgaggaatcggggcttgaacatacaggagggtgagaggagtgcaaggaatagagtgaactggaacgatgtggtataccagggtcgacatgctgtcattgaattgaaccagggcatgtgaaacgtctagggtaaaccaaggaaaggcctgtggggcctggatgtgggtagggactgtggttttggtgcattaccaagtatgatcaaatgtggcctttttttgtttgtttttgtggcgctacctcactgaagcagggggtagcaatgctgtttcctttagcatgggggtagcaccaggaatggacgaaggcaagcaagtatgaataagtacatgtgtaaacatatgtatatgtctgtgtatgagtatgtatgtatatgtgtataagttgatatgtatatgtacatgtatgggcatttatgtatatatatgtgtatatgaccgactaaaaggggagggagcggggggctggaaatcctcccctcttgttttttttttaattttccaaaagaaggaacagagaagggggccaggtgaggatgttccctcagaggcccagtcctctgttcttaacgctaccttgctgatgcgggaaatggcgaatagtttgaaaaatgtgtatatgattggatgggccattcttcatctgtttcctggtgctaccttgctgatgtgggaaacagcaatcaagtatgattgaatataataaatgaaggaaaaaaaacttatgaatacacagaaaatgaaagaaggtGTAATGTATGAAGAAATGATTACAGACCATCACTTAAATGACATCAATTTAAACAGCACTCTTTGAAGATATCAGTTTAAACAGCATCCCTTGAAGGATATCAATTCAAAGAAGTGTAGCAGAGAAATAAGTGGTGCTGCTGAATGAATGTGCCCAAACACTTGAGACAAGGCCGGCTGAAAGGAAGATCACCTTTCCAAAAACAGGAAATCTACAAGAAACCAAGGTTGAATAATCATTTTCATATAATATCTAAATACCAAGTGTTATATGATAAAAATATCAAGTACATACAATGGTGGTTATTCAAGATCTTTATtacctatctgtctctctatctatcaatattCTGCATGAAATCATCTGTACTCAGTAGGTGTCATAATTTCCTTCTTATTAAGAAAAAACAGTACACTTATAAATACCATGAATGAACATATCACTTGTGCTCTTCATAAAAACACACCCAAATAATCTCTGAAAGACGTCTGTCAAAAGGTAAAATGTAAAATTCATTCATGCACCTCTTCGAAAACAATTTCACATGAACAACCATACTAATATTCATCCCCAAATCctctaaagaaaaacaaaaaggatCCTCTTACAAACAGAAAAAGAGCAAACACTTACTCCATCCAATGATGAATAAAGAATGcatttctgtaatgatatatgtcATATGGAAACAATCTTTCATATCAATATAAATCTCTGATGTATTCTGACAATGTTCACATTCATCTGAATGCAAGTCCTAATAAAATATTTGGAAATACTGACTTTtcttaaatcattatgaaaattaagttatatttcttctttacttgtaatatgaattatgtgttctatggaacacttgtgttgcctgcagtGCAATATTTCTACTAAGAGTGGCataagaatgggtgaaatgttcACAAATTATCAAAAACATCAGCATTGGGTACCATGGTTGAAGGTGAAACTCTCATGCTATGAGCAAGAACAAATTCGAGGTTAATTCCCTAAAGAGGTAGCAGACAAATTAAACAAGAGATGTGTGTCTTAGGCCATTCACTTCCTTAGATACTGTGAAACAAGTGAATAAAGTTTTCATGCCAAAGGTTGAATTTTCTTAAGTTAGAGGGTAGGTTATTTCACaggttaaacttttttttatgaatggcATAATGCAGGCAAAATTTAAACTAGAGTTATGGACCTTGTGTCATTTACACTTCTAAATGTTGGGAAACAACTTTGTAAAATCTTATGGCTATTTGATTTAGAGTTTTCAAGTTATGACCAAGATTAATTTAAAGCTTAAAGTACGATTTCCAATGATATACAACAAGTGACGGAGCGACAGACAAAGGAATGGACAAAGATGATAATGGACAAAGCAATCCCTTAGTGTCTGCTATGCTGTGCAGGCAACACAAAAAGTGTTAAAAAGTACTTTATTTTCCCTTCTGAATATCTCTAGTTTGCGACAGAAAAACAATAAATCCATTCCACTGTCCATGGATAAAGAATCAAAATTTACTTGCCATCAACTGATAAAAATGCTGCTATGAATGTAGATAGAACACATTAGATGATAACTGGGAATTCAAGCATGTACTATTTCCAATTATTCTTTATCTAAGGATCATCATAAACTGACTGGCAGAATAAAAACCTAATCTTTATCAATGAAAGCTTAGACAGGGAATCTTTAACCTCCATAGGAAGGATATGAACCTATAACAAGTAAATGAATTTAGCACTCTGATACTGGTATATCTcaaattacattttcatttactgAAAATAATCAAACCAGATATTTTACAAAATAAATCCTTACCCTAAATTTAGCAGTTCCCCCAGTATCTGCATAAGGAAACATCATCTAATGTGTCAAAGGCATAGGAGGGATAAAGGGTAGGTCAAAATGTTGACTCCAGACTGCTATAGCGCCAGATTCATTCTGTACTCATGGTGGCTGAGGACTTAAGGTCTCCACGACAACATGCCTCATAATACTGGCTACCATTAACTTACGGACTTTCCATTAATAAACTACTTTTATTACATATACAATAAAATCTCATACAACCCGTGTCCAAGATACTGAAAAATCTGTTTTAAAAAGTTCTTGATAAGCAAGACTCATCCCAGAGAATAAAGGCCATTtttcattgaaatataaagacAAATATTCGTCTTATAATTACCTTATACTTACTAATCATACACAATACTGAAGACACTGCCCTGTTCTGGAACACTCAGCTACTGTTTATTGAAATGTAACAAAAATATAAACTTTATAAAACCCTCGTAATACAAATTCTATGAACATGTACATACTACGTTGCATCATATGTCTGCAGCACATGTTGCATATGTTCATTGTCTGAGATCTTGGTAGCACGTGTTCTGGACTTCTTAGCCTTTCTTCTGATTGGTTTCACTTTAGGACCTGTATCTTGCATAGACTTGATACCCTATAAGGAAAATAATCCATTAACTACCTGAAAATGTAATTAACTAGATATAAACAGTAAATAATAAACATTAAATTGTCTTCAAGATACCTCCTAATTTGTTGCTCTTCCCAATTGTTTTTTGTATGAAATTTAAGCTCCAAAGACTGAAAAAGCAATTCTCTACCAAAGGCAGAATCTTATGAGTATATGAGAGAGTCATTACTCAACCCACCACAAAACTCGAGAAATCCATAAGATGTCCCCTCTTCAAGTGCATGTTCCCTGAAACTTAACAATGACAAGCTAACCTGCCAATCCAAAATGACATCACGGCTCAGTTGACATGAAAGTGCATGCTCTGGCATCCCTCTATCATCTACTGATTTCTGGCATCTGCCTCAGCCATGTTACTATCGAGAAACAGTTTTCCaaaacaggaaagaaaagaagggagTGAAGGGAAAGGAAATTAAATCAGTGCTCATAGGGCTCCACCTTCAACACAAAAAATGCTTTTCATTCTTAAAAGCAAGTGTTCCTCACTTAAAGAGAGAATGCTAGAAGCACCTGAGAGCATACCCATATGAGAATCAAATAAAAGGTTTACCTTCACTGATACTGTAGCTCCTGAGTAACTACAATATTTTCTGAGAGTAGCATAGCCCAAGCCAAACCAGGAAAGATAACAGGATCCTGGATGGGACAATGCCAAACAAAAGAGTCTGGAGACTGAAACAGACCCTCTTGGTAATCTCATCTAGCGAGAGGTTCCTTGTACGAGAAGATCAGAGTACAAACCAATAAACTAATTGAGCAACAAGTACTTGCATCTTGATCCAACTGGATCAGTACTATGTTAAGGGACTCATGGGgcttagaagaatgtatagaaTACAATATACAAATCTCAGTGATAAGAAATTCTGGGAGGAAACTGACAGATAATATAGACCGTTATTCCAAGGGGGAATCATCTTAGACTGATTAAAAACTGTTTAGTTTTAATCAGAAACTGTGGTTTTTGCATAAATTCTTACCGACATTAGATAAATTCAAAACTCAGGTATATTATGTCTAGATATATGCAAGCCATCTTAACTTTTCTTCTTGATCTCAGGGTTATAAATGGAAGCACGGGCTATATAAAAAGGCATCACAGTGCTCTACTCCACACAGATCAGGTACATAAACATCAGAAGCCACCAACAGCATCTCCTACAAAGCACTTTTAAATTAAGCAATAATGATTCTGGCTCGATTTCTATGGGCTCTGTTAAGGTACACCCTAGGACAGTCTGTATCTATGAAAACATTTACCATTTGCATTTAGACTAGTCCACTAATCCCTGAGAACCAAGAAGTTTGAAAACTTTTTTCTGAATTTCTAATCAGAGAAAATGGCACTAATCCCCCAACACCGATAAGTTGACGGCAGTGATGCTTTTGACACATAAAATAGGTTCACCTGAGGCTTGACTTGTAGTGAGAGGATTCTTTTCTAGGCTGCTGCTTTCGGTGTTATCTCAAGAAACAAAGACCATGACTTCATCAGAAAGCCCATCTAAACACTGCAGACTCTTTGCTGGAAAAAGGCTAGAAAACCTGCTCTTTCACGGTTAAAAGAAAGTAGATTCAAATCATAAGCTTCAAAAGAGCAAGAAAACAGCTTGCACCTTGGTTCAGCCAACACATCATCATATCTATCCATATTCCTGCTCCTATGTGACCCTCTGAAGAATGATAAAACCAACTGTAATCCAGCATGCTTCTTCAATAACAACTGGACCACCAAGCCATTGGTATCTGTAGAATCCCAAGGCAGAATACGACTCCAGGCCCTCACAAGGTTTCTATAGGATCATCCTGCATGGGTCTCCTTCCATACCAGACAGAGATGCTCACACAAAGGGTCCCTCTATTCTCTACTTACCATTTTCAACCCAATCACTTCTATATCCCTTTCTCTAAACAGACACCTTAAATGATATAAACAAAAGTGATACCTGTTTGTTGAGGTATTCTTCTATGTTTTCATCTTGCAGGCCATCAACTGAAGTGTTTCTCCATAGCTGCTGGAACTCCTTATCCACAGGAAAGTTGATACCTTTGTCGTGGTAAAAGATAAtctgttttttgtctgtttgtcgTGTGATCCGGAGAATTTCTTTATCCAATTGCTGTGAGGGTCAGACGTTTACAATAGCATAATATGCATAAATGGTTAAGTAAAAAGTGAGttaataaaaatatgaaaaatatgtatttcaatttctgaaaagagaaacagaaggagactggggtcgacatactgtcaatggattgaaccagaacatgtgaaatgattgggtaaaccatggaaaggtctacagagcctggatgtgaatagggagctgtggttttggtgcattacatatgaaaactagtgactgagtgtgaaggaatgtggcctttttttgtctgtatttctggctctaccttgctgaagcagggagcagtagtgatgctgtttcctgaggggcaggGTGGCTCCAgtaatggatgagggcaagcaagtatgaatatgtacaagtgtatacatatacatatgtatgtatgtatgtatgtgtgtgtatatgttgatgtgtatatgtatatgtatgtacatgtgcacatatgggcatttatgtatatatatatatgtgtatctgaatggatgggccattctttgtctgtttcctgtcactacctcactgatgcaggaaacggcatcaAGTATGGGCACACCACAGATTTTCCGGCAACcaatggttcggcacctcctttagtctggacaaaattacgtgagggaacttgaaattaccacagccaccagactagtttactgggtggccacagatggcattgtgcatagggcacgcttatttacattctttacactacttgttggtgatgataccgcaattctgtgagattcttagctaatTTTGCATAAATTTAAccttagctatggcttctaagacatatgagtgtcagttgtggtgtcaaatgtaagcgccagtccatatcgatccaagataaagtagaactgttgaaaaaaatggaccatcatgtttcggtgcgtaagctgtgtgacatctacagtattggttcatcaactttttatgatataaagaagcaaagggagaaaatattgaaattctatgcagacagcgattccaagaagcaaatgattagaaaaactatgaaagatggtaagagtactaagcatgattgagtgatgatggaatggtttcgacagcgtcggagtgatggagtggacttgtcaggtagcatgataatggaccaggctaagttgctccataaagaacttaaattacaacatgagcatggcTATAgtggagggattcaaagattcaagaagcatcatggaatttccacgaATATAGTATGTGGAGAAAAGTGGtatgcaaaccacgaaggagctgctgagtatatggacgaatttgcgaaactcgtagctgatgagcacctcagtcccgaccaggtgtataatgtatttatttcatttacatttaatatttgattAATTCAAATTTCAAgaagtccatggtatactttagacacgtgggagatgtataattagtgggttataggtgtgttgatgaattattactaCATGActacggttggtccggcaaaatggtcaatttggcaaggctttggaaccaagagtgctggaaaatcagtggtgtacctgtataataaaataataaaaataaagggATGTAGTAGGGAAACTGAATGTGGAGAATGCAACAGGCATATTTGGAAAGAAAGGTGAGGTAGTAAGCAGGCAAAAGGACCCTGGAAATAGTGAATGGTGCATACTAAAGGTGAACTTTAAAAGGGCACCCCAAAGACTTTTCTTATGAGATCAACCCAGTCTGAGAGAAGTTAGTAGGGAAAACAAAGTGTCAGAGATCTacaaagacagacacatagaatgcgaaatagatacataaataaataagctctcatttttcattttgtctTCTGAGTACCTTACAGATGGTAAATATAATCTAAACTCAGCAGCATTAATAAGCATATTCCTTAAATTCAAGTAACTATCTGTAGTCTTTTCATTATGAATTAACTTATCCCGAGTGACATCACTAGTCATTCGAGCTAAGTTTGTATGCAATGTATGAAGCACATGCACAATGGCTTTAAACGTGACTTACTTTCATGACTTTATCACAGTGAGGCAGTGACtcctgaatatcatccaacaaaATTCCACCATGGCCTTTCATGTCATGCTGGCGAAGAAGTTTCAACAGGGACTTCCTATCTCTGACTGGCAGTGGTGGTTTAAAGAGATACTTGCCCTCCACCTCTTGTACTTTTGGGTTATTGGGAAGAGCTTCTGTGATTAACCACTGTAAAACAAAATAATGTAATTACCGATAACTAATTCAAGTTAGAACACAACACAAATTGTTTTGAAAgatttgttcactgtttcctccaTTCTTGAGGAAGTGCCAGAGGatgagacaaagaatggcctcatttgcccacatGCTCTCTCAAGGTGTAAAGCATCAAAACTAGAGCCATCCATCcaaaaccaggtcccacagacctcttacagccccttgtataccaaagtTCTCCAATAATCTCTAACCcctgcacaccttacaccctcctacatgttcaggtccaaagcactcaaaacctcttttactccatccttccaccccctcattggcttcccctttttccttgtttcctccatttctAACAAGTGTATCCTCTCAGTCATCAGGTCACTCATCCTTTCCTGGTGCCTAAACTGTTTCAGCAcctcttcttcagctctctcatgcatACTCCTCTTACTTGCCCTGTGcacctcactcttaccctatcatttcttacttgatgaaccctccttacaccatatgtcatcctcaaacatttcctttccatcacattcaccctcttctataCTTGCAATCttcaacccatgcctcacatccatacaacatcatcgGGAgtattataccatcaaacatatccatcacTGAACTCACCGACAGCCACCTCTCTTTCCAGACAATCCTTAATATGCCCAGGACTTTTTGCCCCGACCCCATTCAATgtcttacttcagctcccatggttctattcatTGCCATGTCTGCTCCAAGGTATCTCAAACACACAATATCTTCCAAATTCTCTTGTTTTCAAATACGCACTCCAACAAATTTGTCTCCTCCATTGCTAAACCTAATCATCTTGCTgtcattcacacttactctcaactttctcttttcacacaccatcccaaacTCAAAACCAACTTTTGCAGCTTCTGAATCAaatctgccaccactaccatgcAATTAGCTAACACCTATTGCCTTACTTCTTAGGCCCCTCTCCTGACAGAGTACAGacccactcctctccccagaacccttgcattcacctccctcacc
This genomic window from Panulirus ornatus isolate Po-2019 chromosome 45, ASM3632096v1, whole genome shotgun sequence contains:
- the TfIIEbeta gene encoding transcription initiation factor IIE subunit beta, whose protein sequence is MDRSLMREREAFMKKAFSTPLEVKKRSQQPAAQEPPKKKVSKIAPPEPSSYKSMTGGSQYKFGVLARIVRHMKTRHQDGESHPLSIDEILDETNQLNAGPKVKQWLITEALPNNPKVQEVEGKYLFKPPLPVRDRKSLLKLLRQHDMKGHGGILLDDIQESLPHCDKVMKQLDKEILRITRQTDKKQIIFYHDKGINFPVDKEFQQLWRNTSVDGLQDENIEEYLNKQGIKSMQDTGPKVKPIRRKAKKSRTRATKISDNEHMQHVLQTYDAT